One genomic window of Anguilla anguilla isolate fAngAng1 chromosome 13, fAngAng1.pri, whole genome shotgun sequence includes the following:
- the si:dkeyp-87e7.4 gene encoding uncharacterized protein si:dkeyp-87e7.4 isoform X1, with translation MMREAMGGDDRIKRLFLDRGEGQGLNPGEHLLSISEGTSFKAYVVQLLAYAMNCEEEVPQKAVHSWSRIASAGQTALVEALRVFSPMSKDLSDTEMQLVSFLQGLKDEGHKPIVLKSKDVYGYKSCTTEPKPVEKTNKPLDIGNKVSKVQKATKRRGRKALCKKKEIDYTLLSAAAKMIVKNQPKIMLTNLSHESLRRTVLAKPPLYTVRPVQMQPCLKLANITGTSGGHTARLQIRSDMGPQGITIPNSHRPVTLSGIPLPPLETAGKTPKAVVSENMRPVSCPVKVDVALIGDSAPVVCPNGRLLKESGNYKMVPVNIGQVGVASDKLDWRDKDAVRVLNCQTDLDMSRSVWVTKGQEDSKLNENNLRLEVIKVDDSITDEEVRRKAQKILQVNLSPVIQIQPLLAYPV, from the exons ATGATGAGAGAGGCCATGGGAGGAGATGACAGAATTAAGAGACTTTTTCTAGATAGAGGAGAGGGCCAAGGACTGAACCCTGGGGAACACCTGTTAAGTATATCTGAG GGCACATCTTTCAAGGCTTATGTAGTTCAGCTGTTGGCTTATGCCATGAATTGTGAAGAGGAGGTTCCTCAAAAGGCAGTTCACTCGTGGTCCAGAATTGCCTCGGCTGGGCAAACTGCTCTGGTGGAGGCACTGAGGGTTTTCAGTCCTATGTCAAAGGACCTGTCCGATACTGAGATGCAGCTTGTGTCCTTTCTACAGGGACTCAAAGATGAGGGTCACAAGCCCATTGTGCTCAAAAGCAAAGATGTGTATGGTTATAAATCTTGCACAACAGAACCCAAACCAGTAGAGAAGACAAATAAACCACTGGACATTGGCAACAAAGTTTCTAAGGTTCAGAAAGCTACcaagagaagaggaagaaaagccCTTTGCAAGAAGAAGGAAATCGACTACACGCTCTTGAGTGCAGCAGCTAAGATGATTGTAAAGAATCAGCCTAAGATAATGTTGACTAATCTCTCACATGAGTCTCTCAGGCGGACTGTGCTTGCTAAACCTCCACTCTACACTGTTAGACCTGTCCAGATGCAACCATGCTTGAAATTGGCAAACATAACTGGTACCTCAGGGGGCCACACTGCAAGACTGCAGATACGATCTGATATGGGGCCTCAAGGGATAACCATACCAAATTCTCACCGCCCAGTAACGTTGTCAGGGATACCACTTCCGCCCTTGGAAACTGCTGGTAAAACGCCAAAAGCAGTTGTTTCCGAGAACATGAGACCTGTTTCCTGTCCTGTCAAAGTGGACGTGGCGCTCATTGGAGACTCTGCTCCAGTTGTGTGTCCGAATGGCAGACTTTTGAAAGAAAGTGGAAACTACAAAATGGTTCCAGTGAATATAGGCCAAGTTGGTGTTGCAAGTGACAAGCTTGACTGGAGGGACAAGGATGCAGTCAGGGTGCTGAACTGCCAAACAGATCTGGATATGTCCAGGTCAGTCTGGGTCACGAAAGGCCAAGAAGACTCTAAACTGAATGAGAATAACTTGAGATTGGAGGTTATCAAGGTGGATGACTCTATCACTGATGAGGAAGTCAGACGGAAAGCCCAGAAGATCTTGCAAGTTAATTTGTCTCCTGTGATTCAGATTCAGCCGCTCCTTGCTTATCCAGTATGA
- the si:dkeyp-87e7.4 gene encoding coiled-coil domain-containing protein 71 isoform X2, producing the protein MNCEEEVPQKAVHSWSRIASAGQTALVEALRVFSPMSKDLSDTEMQLVSFLQGLKDEGHKPIVLKSKDVYGYKSCTTEPKPVEKTNKPLDIGNKVSKVQKATKRRGRKALCKKKEIDYTLLSAAAKMIVKNQPKIMLTNLSHESLRRTVLAKPPLYTVRPVQMQPCLKLANITGTSGGHTARLQIRSDMGPQGITIPNSHRPVTLSGIPLPPLETAGKTPKAVVSENMRPVSCPVKVDVALIGDSAPVVCPNGRLLKESGNYKMVPVNIGQVGVASDKLDWRDKDAVRVLNCQTDLDMSRSVWVTKGQEDSKLNENNLRLEVIKVDDSITDEEVRRKAQKILQVNLSPVIQIQPLLAYPV; encoded by the coding sequence ATGAATTGTGAAGAGGAGGTTCCTCAAAAGGCAGTTCACTCGTGGTCCAGAATTGCCTCGGCTGGGCAAACTGCTCTGGTGGAGGCACTGAGGGTTTTCAGTCCTATGTCAAAGGACCTGTCCGATACTGAGATGCAGCTTGTGTCCTTTCTACAGGGACTCAAAGATGAGGGTCACAAGCCCATTGTGCTCAAAAGCAAAGATGTGTATGGTTATAAATCTTGCACAACAGAACCCAAACCAGTAGAGAAGACAAATAAACCACTGGACATTGGCAACAAAGTTTCTAAGGTTCAGAAAGCTACcaagagaagaggaagaaaagccCTTTGCAAGAAGAAGGAAATCGACTACACGCTCTTGAGTGCAGCAGCTAAGATGATTGTAAAGAATCAGCCTAAGATAATGTTGACTAATCTCTCACATGAGTCTCTCAGGCGGACTGTGCTTGCTAAACCTCCACTCTACACTGTTAGACCTGTCCAGATGCAACCATGCTTGAAATTGGCAAACATAACTGGTACCTCAGGGGGCCACACTGCAAGACTGCAGATACGATCTGATATGGGGCCTCAAGGGATAACCATACCAAATTCTCACCGCCCAGTAACGTTGTCAGGGATACCACTTCCGCCCTTGGAAACTGCTGGTAAAACGCCAAAAGCAGTTGTTTCCGAGAACATGAGACCTGTTTCCTGTCCTGTCAAAGTGGACGTGGCGCTCATTGGAGACTCTGCTCCAGTTGTGTGTCCGAATGGCAGACTTTTGAAAGAAAGTGGAAACTACAAAATGGTTCCAGTGAATATAGGCCAAGTTGGTGTTGCAAGTGACAAGCTTGACTGGAGGGACAAGGATGCAGTCAGGGTGCTGAACTGCCAAACAGATCTGGATATGTCCAGGTCAGTCTGGGTCACGAAAGGCCAAGAAGACTCTAAACTGAATGAGAATAACTTGAGATTGGAGGTTATCAAGGTGGATGACTCTATCACTGATGAGGAAGTCAGACGGAAAGCCCAGAAGATCTTGCAAGTTAATTTGTCTCCTGTGATTCAGATTCAGCCGCTCCTTGCTTATCCAGTATGA